A genome region from Littorina saxatilis isolate snail1 linkage group LG16, US_GU_Lsax_2.0, whole genome shotgun sequence includes the following:
- the LOC138949925 gene encoding uncharacterized protein, whose amino-acid sequence MHERMNQPTKGRLKRSSFVQHSRILERRDPEVLDHMPRPIPSVMSVPSWKRDQLPTICQEVPGVAGRDSQSEPERKMLTLEHINTKYPEEQWTHVYTDGSAAEATRDGGGGVYIRYNHGEAHITLATGKYSTNFKAETEAIRKAAEEIKANLPRTKSKVVIFTDALSVLSALHNPRKKDLNELAAVLVSFTADTELTLQWVPAHCGIHGNEQADSLANKGSQLEQEDRQVSYSEEKTVIKALSKKKWKQQHPNFNQSDCYYQLSKRDQVTRFRLRTGHNRLNAHMYSKFRIGESEMCSCNADIMNAEHLLQNCRLHDAPRQASWPEPVPLRVKLFGGLEDLQRTAAFVRAIGISI is encoded by the coding sequence ATGCATGAGCGCATGAATCAGCCAACAAAAGGGAGACTTAAAAGATCAAGCTTCGTACAACACAGCAGGATCCTTGAAAGGAGAGACCCCGAGGTGCTGGACCACATGCCAAGGCCCATCCCATCAGTCATGTCGGTCCCCTCCTGGAAACGAGACCAGCTCCCAACTATCTGTCAAGAAGTACCAGGAGTTGCAGGCAGAGACTCTCAATCTGAGCCAGAGAGGAAGATGCTGACGCTGGAGCACATAAACACCAAGTACCCAGAAGAACAATGGACTCATGTGTACACAGATGGGTCTGCAGCTGAAGCTACTCGAGACGGGGGAGGCGGGGTGTACATCAGATACAATCATGGAGAGGCACACATCACCTTAGCCACAGGAAAATACTCCACAAACTTTAAAGCAGAGACTGAAGCCATCAGAAAAGCAGCAGAAGAGATTAAAGCCAATCTGCCACGAACCAAATCAAAAGTGGTCATCTTCACAGACGCTCTCTCTGTTCTGAGTGCGCTGCACAACCCCCGTAAAAAAGACCTAAACGAGCTGGCAGCAGTCCTGGTGAGTTTCACAGCTGATACAGAACTGACATTACAGTGGGTCCCAGCACATTGCGGGATCCATGGAAACGAACAAGCTGACAGTCTGGCAAACAAAGGAAGTCAGCTGGAACAAGAGGACAGACAGGTGTCCTATTCAGAGGAGAAGACTGTCATTAAAGCCCTATCCAAAAAGAAATGGAAGCAGCAACACCCAAACTTCAACCAGTCTGACTGCTATTACCAACTGAGCAAACGGGACCAGGTCACTCGGTTCAGGCTGAGAACAGGGCACAACCGACTAAATGCCCACATGTACAGCAAATTCAGAATTGGCGAGTCCGAGATGTGCTCCTGCAATGCAGACATCATGAATGCTGAGCACCTGCTGCAGAACTGCCGACTCCACGACGCTCCCAGGCAGGCATCGTGGCCGGAACCAGTACCACTGAGGGTCAAGCTCTTCGGCGGCCTGGAGGACCTACAGAGGACAGCTGCTTTCGTGCGGGCGATTGGCATCTCcatctag